Proteins found in one Bremerella volcania genomic segment:
- a CDS encoding class I SAM-dependent methyltransferase, which translates to MPPETNVNKYEPGVLRIFQTKDETKAYYNKIAKVYDLLAEHSEQPMRERGLQKLAAQPGERILEVGFGTGHSVVELAQAVGPTGKVFGVDISDEMVALTNELLQREGLRDQVELTCSDAEALPYEDNSLDGIFTSFTFELFDTPEIPKVLAEWKRVLTTGGRLVVVALSKEGKQGVIMKAYEWTHKHFPNLMDCRPIYARRAIEAAGFDVKETDIEHMWVAVEIVLAVKP; encoded by the coding sequence ATGCCACCTGAAACCAACGTGAATAAATACGAACCAGGCGTCCTGCGCATCTTTCAGACCAAGGACGAGACGAAGGCGTATTACAACAAGATCGCCAAAGTGTACGACTTGCTGGCGGAACACTCCGAGCAGCCGATGCGTGAGAGAGGTTTGCAGAAGTTGGCTGCCCAGCCTGGTGAGCGAATCCTGGAAGTCGGCTTCGGCACGGGACACAGCGTCGTCGAACTGGCTCAAGCCGTCGGGCCAACCGGCAAAGTCTTCGGCGTCGATATCTCGGACGAGATGGTCGCCCTGACCAATGAACTGCTACAGCGTGAGGGCTTGCGGGATCAGGTTGAATTGACCTGCAGCGATGCCGAAGCACTGCCCTACGAAGACAATTCGCTCGACGGGATCTTCACGAGCTTCACTTTCGAGCTGTTCGACACGCCCGAAATCCCCAAGGTGTTGGCCGAATGGAAGCGAGTGCTCACAACGGGAGGACGGCTGGTGGTGGTCGCGCTTTCCAAGGAAGGAAAGCAAGGCGTAATCATGAAGGCCTACGAATGGACGCACAAACACTTTCCCAACTTGATGGACTGCCGCCCCATCTACGCACGACGAGCAATTGAGGCAGCGGGCTTTGACGTCAAGGAAACGGACATCGAGCACATGTGGGTCGCTGTCGAAATCGTGCTGGCAGTCAAGCCGTAG
- a CDS encoding APC family permease, translating into MNATGTQKLGIPELLAMGIGGMIGGGIFSVLGMTVEIAGHAAPLAFAIGSLVALAAGYSYVKLALGFHSDGASFTYLERAFPKHPNVAGITGWAVVVGYVGTLALYAYTFGAYGAHLLGSAESPAVRMVLSAGVLLFFMVVNLRGVHASGVTEDLIVATKVILLGLFAIAGAFYIKQDHLVPVFEKGVSSVFVAGAMIFVAFEGFQLITNAVLETENPTRNIPRGIYGSIVVTSLIYIGVALVAVGNLTVEELTAAEEYALSVAAKPALGNAGQILVDIAALLATSSAINATAFGASRMMAEMATGKRMPAAFSFRSRADVPWVAVVALTGLAMVFTILGGLETIATFSSATFLLVSLGVSVANLRLRSRTNSKLSLILLGIGLMLTTLSLLITHLAANEPTTLFWLIGFFAAIAIVEIIFCQRECPTPTEKDDVDAT; encoded by the coding sequence GTGAACGCGACCGGTACCCAAAAACTCGGGATTCCCGAACTCCTGGCGATGGGCATCGGGGGGATGATTGGTGGCGGCATCTTTTCGGTGCTGGGCATGACCGTTGAGATCGCAGGGCATGCTGCGCCGTTGGCGTTCGCGATTGGCAGCCTGGTGGCGCTCGCAGCAGGGTACTCTTACGTAAAGTTGGCACTCGGATTCCATAGTGACGGAGCTAGCTTTACGTACCTGGAACGCGCGTTTCCCAAGCACCCCAACGTCGCTGGCATCACCGGATGGGCGGTAGTGGTCGGATATGTCGGCACGCTTGCGTTGTACGCGTACACATTTGGGGCCTACGGGGCTCACCTGCTCGGAAGTGCCGAATCTCCGGCGGTCCGCATGGTGTTGTCCGCCGGCGTGTTGCTCTTCTTCATGGTCGTCAACCTGCGAGGCGTTCATGCGAGCGGAGTCACCGAGGACCTCATCGTCGCGACGAAGGTCATCTTGCTGGGGCTGTTCGCCATCGCCGGAGCGTTCTACATCAAGCAAGATCATCTCGTGCCCGTGTTTGAGAAAGGCGTGTCGTCGGTTTTTGTGGCAGGTGCAATGATCTTTGTGGCGTTTGAGGGATTTCAGTTGATTACGAACGCCGTTCTGGAAACGGAGAACCCGACCCGCAACATTCCGCGAGGGATTTACGGTTCGATTGTGGTGACTTCGCTGATTTACATTGGAGTGGCGCTAGTCGCGGTCGGCAACCTGACGGTTGAAGAGTTGACCGCTGCTGAAGAATACGCACTGTCGGTCGCCGCGAAACCGGCGCTCGGAAACGCCGGTCAAATCCTCGTCGACATCGCCGCGCTGTTGGCGACTTCCTCTGCCATCAATGCGACCGCATTCGGCGCGTCGCGGATGATGGCCGAAATGGCAACTGGAAAAAGAATGCCAGCGGCTTTTTCGTTTCGCAGCCGAGCCGACGTTCCCTGGGTGGCGGTGGTCGCGTTAACGGGCTTGGCGATGGTCTTCACAATACTCGGCGGACTGGAAACGATCGCGACCTTCTCCAGCGCAACTTTTCTGCTAGTGTCGCTTGGTGTTTCGGTCGCGAATCTGCGATTGAGATCTCGCACCAATAGCAAACTATCGCTCATATTGCTGGGCATCGGTTTGATGTTGACGACGCTCAGCCTGTTGATAACGCACTTGGCAGCCAACGAGCCAACAACCTTGTTCTGGTTGATTGGATTCTTTGCCGCCATCGCGATTGTCGAAATCATATTCTGTCAACGCGAATGCCCAACTCCCACTGAAAAGGACGACGTTGATGCCACCTGA
- a CDS encoding response regulator, with protein sequence MDDEPDSCSSLCRIIRGNGYYADVAHTAKELFQPREWAEYFGIDLDRRLPDGLAEELLSGIKERAAQAAVIIITGYGDLDSSIAALRQGAEDYILKPVNPDDLRAKIAQINRCREAEEQAGRGVPSSWRPLARS encoded by the coding sequence GTGGATGACGAACCAGATTCTTGCAGTAGCCTGTGTCGCATCATTCGTGGGAATGGCTACTATGCGGATGTCGCTCACACCGCAAAGGAATTGTTCCAGCCAAGAGAATGGGCAGAATACTTTGGAATCGATCTCGACCGTAGGCTTCCCGACGGCCTGGCCGAGGAGCTACTTTCCGGCATCAAGGAGCGGGCAGCACAGGCCGCCGTCATCATCATCACCGGCTATGGCGACCTGGACAGTAGCATCGCCGCCCTTCGCCAGGGCGCCGAAGACTACATTCTCAAGCCGGTTAATCCGGACGATTTGCGAGCCAAGATCGCTCAGATCAATCGTTGCCGAGAGGCTGAAGAGCAGGCGGGGCGGGGCGTGCCGAGCAGCTGGCGGCCATTGGCCAGGTCGTGA
- a CDS encoding sensor histidine kinase: MTDLTHESGNFIQQISLSSQLLAEEIDPNNQSAMEEITRLQWARKGLEHLLEDLRQFASPLKLEKDQCSVRSLWRQAWSDVTRTDEATNASLEDTTDVSDDTCHIDAFRLGQVFRNLFENSLAACGEKPRIKVYCRNGDGTLKIVIADNGPGLQPEARERLVEPFFTTKTKGTGLGMAIAKRIVEAHGGQIVAGRTATVGAEFLITLPRQTAEKAGAEGSSLVADPELRLRRRHCKSIWLSGPSRIWS, from the coding sequence GTGACCGATCTGACTCACGAGAGCGGGAATTTCATTCAGCAGATTTCGTTGTCGTCGCAACTGCTCGCGGAGGAAATCGACCCAAACAACCAATCCGCCATGGAGGAAATCACGCGGCTCCAGTGGGCACGAAAGGGGCTTGAACATTTGTTAGAAGACCTCCGCCAGTTTGCATCCCCGTTAAAGCTCGAAAAGGATCAATGCTCAGTGCGGTCTCTATGGCGACAGGCTTGGTCGGATGTTACCAGGACCGACGAGGCGACCAACGCTTCGCTTGAGGATACAACGGACGTGTCCGACGACACATGCCACATCGATGCCTTTCGCTTGGGGCAAGTGTTTCGCAATTTGTTCGAAAATTCACTCGCTGCTTGTGGCGAGAAACCGCGTATCAAGGTGTATTGTCGAAACGGCGATGGCACACTCAAGATTGTCATCGCGGATAACGGGCCCGGACTTCAACCCGAGGCGCGAGAAAGGCTCGTTGAGCCGTTTTTCACGACCAAAACGAAGGGTACAGGCTTAGGAATGGCCATCGCCAAGCGCATCGTCGAAGCGCACGGTGGCCAGATAGTCGCTGGCCGCACCGCGACCGTGGGAGCGGAGTTCCTGATCACGCTGCCGCGTCAAACGGCTGAGAAAGCGGGGGCAGAAGGAAGTTCTCTTGTCGCTGATCCAGAGCTTAGACTTAGACGGCGTCACTGCAAATCTATCTGGTTAAGTGGACCGAGTCGAATTTGGAGTTAG
- a CDS encoding BON domain-containing protein — MSATTQEAAPAARVRRTRLADDRRTLDDAIADAVRQKLSVDERGPSRFYFNDVRCECCNGIVKLEGRVPTYRLKRLLLSLIENLDGIQEIDDRVECDRTE, encoded by the coding sequence ATGAGCGCAACGACACAAGAAGCTGCGCCAGCCGCCCGTGTACGTAGAACGAGACTCGCCGACGACCGACGTACATTGGATGACGCCATCGCAGACGCGGTTCGGCAAAAGCTTTCAGTAGACGAGCGGGGGCCCAGCAGGTTTTATTTCAATGATGTGCGGTGCGAATGTTGCAACGGTATTGTGAAGCTCGAAGGACGCGTCCCCACGTATCGATTGAAGCGGCTGCTGTTGTCGCTGATTGAAAACCTGGATGGCATCCAGGAAATTGACGACCGGGTAGAATGCGACCGGACTGAGTAG
- the csrA gene encoding carbon storage regulator CsrA, whose product MLVLSRKAKQRIVIGENIELVVIAVNGDRVRLGFNAPSDVPIYREEVHRRIQTEQGGLFVADRCNRQTMVLQSQTTEPV is encoded by the coding sequence ATGCTCGTTCTCAGTCGCAAAGCCAAACAACGAATCGTGATTGGCGAGAACATTGAACTGGTCGTGATTGCCGTAAACGGCGACCGCGTAAGACTCGGCTTCAACGCGCCCAGCGATGTGCCGATCTACCGCGAAGAAGTCCATCGACGCATCCAGACTGAACAAGGTGGTCTCTTTGTTGCCGATCGGTGCAACCGCCAAACGATGGTACTGCAATCCCAAACAACCGAACCCGTGTAG
- a CDS encoding plasma-membrane proton-efflux P-type ATPase translates to MPENADFQKLSVEEALDRLAGNASTGLASDEVQRRQQRYGLNEIPEKEESTFKRILKRFWGPIPWMIEAAAILSAAVQKWEDFTIIIILLLVNVVIDFRQEASALKALKLLKEKLARTALALRNGKWQEIPARQLVPGDIVKLRIGNIVPADVKLVEGGYLQADQSALTGESMPADKSAGDVAYANSVVKMGEMTAVVTATGLNTFFGNTVALVAQAEKQQRSHFQKAVVNVGNYLILISAVMVVLIIFTGLYRHDSLMEILRFSLVLTVASIPVALPAVLSVTMAVGAVRLAKHQAIVSRLVAIEELAGVDILCSDKTGTLTKNKMQLGDPVTFNGYSPDDTVFYAALASREENNDPLEMPIFDALNKSGGHSRLGAYQLKEFVPFDPVRKRTEASLTGNDGELVVSKGAPQAILALCDDPAVEEQATQQVELFAKKGYRTLGVAFKQPTDSAFRFVGLLPFFDPPRDDSADTIAEAKNLGLDIKMITGDNLAIARQIAEVLGIEGEIRDHTELKEDKPVELLLIADVVTESLYGRLKPEASPDEVHAVAEEVVEKLEERLRQLRPHDGFVRRHESEIIRLIEETGGFAQVFPEDKYKIVDRLQKHDHIVAMTGDGVNDAPALKKADAGIAVSGATDAARAAADVVLLQPGLSVIIRALEEARMIFGRMKSYAIFRIAETLRVILFMTLAIVAFNFYPVTALMIIILALLNDIPIMAIAYDNAKIEPKPVRWNMREVLTIATVLGLAGVASSFLLFFVLQELKFSHALIQAIIFLKLDVAGHSTIYVTRTGERHFWHRPYPSLKLFIPAMTTRIIGTLIAVYGLFMEPVGWKYALYIYIYATVWFVFNDFLKVSVYRMLHRTKWLLGREHMHEVVE, encoded by the coding sequence ATGCCAGAGAACGCTGATTTCCAAAAGCTGTCGGTGGAAGAAGCCCTTGATCGCCTCGCAGGCAATGCGTCTACAGGACTCGCCAGCGACGAGGTACAGCGGCGGCAACAGCGATACGGATTGAACGAGATTCCGGAAAAAGAGGAATCAACGTTTAAACGGATTCTGAAACGGTTCTGGGGCCCGATTCCCTGGATGATCGAGGCGGCGGCGATTCTCTCGGCCGCCGTGCAGAAGTGGGAAGACTTCACGATTATTATCATCTTGCTGCTGGTAAACGTCGTGATCGACTTTCGGCAGGAAGCATCGGCTCTCAAAGCACTCAAACTGCTGAAGGAAAAGCTCGCCCGGACGGCGCTTGCGCTCCGTAACGGCAAATGGCAGGAAATCCCGGCGCGGCAGCTCGTACCCGGCGACATTGTCAAATTGCGAATCGGCAATATCGTTCCGGCCGACGTCAAGCTGGTCGAGGGCGGCTACCTGCAAGCCGATCAATCCGCGTTAACCGGTGAATCGATGCCAGCGGACAAGTCCGCGGGTGACGTCGCCTATGCGAATTCGGTCGTGAAAATGGGCGAGATGACGGCGGTCGTAACCGCGACCGGCTTGAACACGTTCTTCGGCAACACCGTGGCCTTGGTGGCGCAGGCCGAGAAGCAGCAGCGAAGCCACTTCCAGAAAGCCGTCGTCAATGTCGGCAACTACTTGATTCTGATATCGGCAGTGATGGTTGTGTTGATCATCTTTACGGGCCTCTACCGGCACGATTCTCTGATGGAGATTCTGCGGTTTTCGCTGGTATTGACCGTGGCTTCGATTCCCGTTGCCCTACCCGCCGTGTTGTCGGTCACGATGGCGGTGGGTGCCGTGCGGTTGGCCAAGCACCAGGCGATCGTTAGCCGGCTGGTCGCGATCGAAGAACTCGCGGGAGTCGACATCCTGTGTAGCGACAAAACCGGGACGTTGACCAAAAACAAAATGCAGCTTGGCGATCCGGTCACGTTCAACGGCTATTCGCCGGACGATACCGTGTTTTACGCGGCCCTAGCTAGTCGCGAAGAAAACAACGATCCCCTCGAGATGCCCATCTTCGATGCTCTCAACAAGTCGGGCGGACATAGCCGTCTTGGTGCCTATCAATTGAAGGAGTTTGTCCCTTTCGACCCCGTACGCAAACGAACCGAAGCCTCGCTCACCGGCAATGACGGCGAGCTCGTTGTCTCGAAAGGCGCACCCCAAGCTATCCTCGCCCTCTGCGACGATCCGGCGGTTGAAGAGCAAGCCACTCAACAGGTCGAACTCTTTGCCAAAAAGGGCTATCGCACGCTGGGCGTAGCGTTCAAGCAGCCGACAGATTCGGCCTTTCGGTTCGTGGGCTTGTTGCCGTTCTTTGATCCACCGCGCGATGACTCCGCGGACACCATCGCAGAGGCGAAGAACCTCGGCCTCGACATCAAGATGATCACGGGTGACAACCTGGCGATCGCTCGCCAGATTGCCGAAGTGTTGGGGATCGAAGGCGAGATTCGCGACCACACCGAGCTGAAGGAAGACAAGCCGGTCGAGTTGCTCCTGATCGCTGACGTCGTGACGGAGTCGTTATACGGCCGGCTCAAGCCCGAAGCTTCTCCCGACGAGGTCCACGCGGTCGCGGAGGAAGTCGTCGAGAAACTGGAAGAGAGGTTGCGGCAGCTTCGCCCGCATGACGGTTTCGTCCGTCGACACGAATCGGAGATCATTCGCCTGATCGAAGAAACGGGCGGCTTCGCCCAGGTCTTCCCGGAGGACAAATACAAGATCGTCGATCGCCTCCAGAAGCACGATCACATCGTGGCCATGACGGGCGACGGTGTGAACGACGCACCGGCTCTCAAGAAAGCCGATGCTGGGATCGCGGTGTCGGGCGCGACCGATGCGGCGCGAGCCGCCGCCGACGTCGTGCTGCTCCAACCCGGACTTTCAGTGATCATCCGCGCTTTGGAGGAAGCGCGCATGATCTTTGGGCGGATGAAAAGCTATGCCATCTTCCGCATTGCGGAAACGCTGCGCGTGATCTTATTCATGACACTCGCGATCGTGGCGTTCAACTTTTATCCCGTGACGGCGCTCATGATCATCATTCTCGCGCTGCTGAACGACATTCCGATCATGGCCATCGCGTATGACAACGCCAAGATAGAACCGAAGCCAGTTCGCTGGAACATGCGTGAAGTATTGACGATCGCTACCGTCCTTGGTCTGGCGGGCGTGGCGTCGTCCTTTTTGCTCTTCTTTGTCCTTCAGGAATTGAAGTTCTCTCACGCGTTGATTCAGGCCATTATCTTCCTCAAGCTGGACGTGGCGGGGCATTCCACGATCTACGTGACCCGCACCGGCGAGCGACACTTCTGGCATCGACCGTACCCCTCCCTCAAGTTGTTCATTCCCGCGATGACGACTCGCATTATCGGCACGCTGATCGCCGTCTATGGTTTGTTCATGGAGCCGGTCGGTTGGAAATACGCCTTGTACATCTATATCTACGCCACCGTGTGGTTTGTCTTCAACGACTTCCTCAAGGTGTCCGTCTATCGTATGCTGCACAGAACCAAGTGGCTGTTGGGCCGCGAGCACATGCACGAGGTGGTTGAGTGA
- a CDS encoding magnesium transporter CorA family protein: protein MKQQTYRLTQDRYLERCPPERSPAGASSVGGPCWIDLERGEPESLTEFLTALELHPLAIEACLDPTPASRLVAYGKSLFLGIPTHASWEAEHRTFLWIVCTPGMLITIHEYAIPALETISDQYSDGMRFHTADTSAILYQILDHLIDDDMAFTLRTRDAIDRLDEMLDDVDDEELTEQSLLLKRQLTRLAATFEDQLYCVGSLQTIESESFRIEGLQDYFRDAFSHLEHASRSIGRQLAHLNAIHQEYQLQLQSKTNDRLRLLTIISTIFIPLTLITGIYGMNFRRMPELQWDYAYFCVLGVMVTITLAMLWRFYRAGWFK from the coding sequence GTGAAGCAACAAACATACCGCCTCACTCAAGACCGTTACCTCGAACGATGTCCGCCGGAGCGTTCGCCGGCCGGTGCATCCAGCGTGGGCGGCCCCTGTTGGATCGATCTGGAGCGTGGCGAACCAGAATCGCTGACGGAGTTTCTCACTGCGTTGGAGCTGCATCCGCTGGCGATCGAGGCGTGCCTTGATCCCACACCGGCCTCACGCTTGGTCGCCTACGGCAAGTCGCTCTTTCTTGGCATTCCGACGCACGCGAGTTGGGAGGCCGAGCATCGGACGTTTCTGTGGATTGTCTGTACCCCGGGCATGCTGATCACGATCCATGAGTATGCGATTCCCGCACTGGAGACGATCTCCGATCAGTACAGCGACGGCATGCGTTTTCATACCGCGGACACGTCGGCGATTCTGTATCAGATTCTCGACCACCTCATCGATGACGACATGGCCTTCACCCTGCGGACTCGCGACGCCATCGATCGTCTCGATGAGATGCTCGACGATGTGGACGACGAAGAGCTGACGGAACAATCTTTACTGCTAAAGCGACAGCTCACACGACTAGCTGCGACCTTCGAAGATCAGCTTTACTGTGTGGGTTCTCTACAGACGATCGAATCCGAATCGTTCCGCATCGAAGGTTTGCAAGACTATTTCCGCGACGCGTTCTCGCACTTGGAGCACGCTTCCCGCTCGATTGGCCGGCAGCTTGCGCACCTGAATGCCATCCATCAGGAATACCAATTACAACTGCAGAGCAAAACAAATGACCGGCTGAGGTTGTTGACCATCATCTCGACGATCTTTATCCCGCTCACGTTGATCACAGGGATTTACGGAATGAACTTTCGCCGCATGCCCGAGTTGCAGTGGGACTATGCTTACTTCTGCGTTCTGGGCGTTATGGTGACGATCACGCTGGCCATGTTGTGGAGATTTTACCGCGCGGGATGGTTCAAATGA